The following coding sequences are from one Bufo bufo chromosome 2, aBufBuf1.1, whole genome shotgun sequence window:
- the LOC120991895 gene encoding zinc finger protein OZF-like encodes MMEEHQPLVSQENPNKNFEENVMLSLNYNVEDEDIKLHSTGESLIALNVHPGLHSTDLSYYPSNHEEPFPDQSQIVTSSIGQKRGERFNCGKEFTKSLGLSTQSSHTEEKSYLCSECGICFIQKSKLVAHKRIHIGEKPYSCSECGKCYTDKSILVRHERCHTEEKPYSCSKCGKCFTDKSYLVTHKRNHTGEKLYSCSECGKLFTQKSCLVIHKRSHTGEKPFSCSECGKCFTQKTHLVTHERSHTGRKPYSCSECEKCFTHKSNLVKHKRIHTGEKPFSCSECGKCFTQKSNLVKHKRIHTGEKPFSCSECSKCFTQKAHLVEHKKSHTGEKPFSCSECGKCFKEKAYLVKHERIHTGEKPFSCSECGKCFKEKAYLVEHKRIHTGEKPFSCSECGKGFTQKTHLVAHERIHTGDKPYSCSECGKCFSLNSSLFSHKGIHVGEMLYSCSECG; translated from the coding sequence AGAATCCAAATAAGAATTTTGAGGAAAACGTCATGTTATCATTAAATTATAATGTAGAAGATGAAGATATCAAGCTGCACTCTACAGGAGAAAGCCTCATTGcccttaatgtacatccaggacttcatAGTACAGATCTGTCATATTATCCCTCTAATCATGAGGAACCTtttcctgaccaatcacagattgttacctCAAGTATAGGTCAGAAAAGGGGTGAAAGGTTTAATTGTGGTAAAGAGTTCACAAAAAGCTTAGGTCTTTCTACACAAAGCAGTCATACAGAAGAGAAGTcatatttatgttcagaatgtggaatatGTTTTATACAAAAATCAAAGCTTGTTgcacataagagaattcacataggagagaaaccgtattcatgttccgaatgtggcaaatgttataCAGATAAATCTATTCTTGTTAGACATGAAAGATGTCACACAgaggagaaaccatattcatgttcaaaatgtgggaaatgttttacagataaatcatatcttgttactcataagagaaatcacacaggagagaaactgtactcatgttcagaatgtgggaaactttttacacagaaatcatgtCTTGTTATacataagagaagtcacacaggagagaagccattttcatgttcagaatgtgggaaatgttttacacaaaaaacacatcttgttacacatgagagaagtcacacaggacggaaaccatattcatgttcagaatgtgagaaatgttttacacataaatcaaatcttgttaaacataagagaattcacacaggagagaagccattttcatgttcagaatgtgggaaatgttttacacagaaatcaaatcttgttaaacataagagaattcacacaggagaaaagccattttcatgttcagaatgtagcaaatgttttacacagaaagcaCATCTTGTTGAACATAagaaaagtcacacaggggagaagccattttcatgttcagaatgtggcaaatgttttaaagAGAAAGcatatcttgttaaacatgagagaattcacacaggggagaaaccattttcatgttcagaatgtggcaaatgttttaaagAGAAAGCATATCTTGTtgaacataagagaattcacacaggggagaaaccattttcatgttcagaatgtggcaaaggTTTTACACAAAAAACACATCTTGttgcacatgagagaattcacacaggggacaaaccatattcttgttcagaatgtggtaaatgtttttcaTTGAATTCAAGTCTTTTTAGTCATAAGGGAATTCATGTAGGAGAGATgctatattcatgttcagaatgtggg